The following nucleotide sequence is from Diospyros lotus cultivar Yz01 chromosome 3, ASM1463336v1, whole genome shotgun sequence.
GATGCcaaagaaaagaagggaaatatcaataaaaacatgTGTGTTTTTCTTATGAGAGCTTGTCTATATATAGAGAACCAAATTTGAGAGGCAagttaaattttgaaatcagATAATGCACTCAGATAAGAGAGGATAATCCAGCAATATCTTAATAGCTTCTTAACAAATAGATTTTCGAATTCATAACAAATTTAAGGGATTAggataatattttttgtcaagtttttagatttaaattacatttcaagattttttttcatGACATACCCTTCTTATCTTTCAAGATTTTTTCTTCTACCCCCTTATACCTTCCAAGATAAATTCATATTACATTATGATTTTTCATGTGACATTTTGAgttgattcaaaatttttgtaaagatgaaccccccccccccctccctcccaaaaaaatatatatatatatcttataccAAAGAAAAATCGAgtgcaattttgtaaaaataacgaggtttatatatttttaattatatttttatttttaagcattatttttgtaaagatgacctccccccccccccaaaaaaaaaaagatatcttATACCAAGAAAAAATCAAGTGTAATTCTGTAAAAATAACAatgtacatatatttttaagtttatttttatttttccatatcaaaaggaaattttttacatatatttttattaaatctacGTTGTTATGGGTTTAAGATTTTGTCCCATGCTTCGGATCATAtcattattttatgtaatacaatttttttatgtataatatttaacattcaataatatttaaaaaaaacatattttccaaacaatattaaaaatatactcTTTTGATGCATATTTTTTATGTACAAATGCAAAATTTATCATTTGTatgtaaatttcattttcactaaaatctttcaaaatgtaaaccatcacataacattttacgtgaaaaattAGTTTCACTTGTACCatctttttaatatataactTAAACATATATCCTGTGTTAACAtctcttgattcattaaatttatttaaaattgaagttgttacaagaatatagagttatatattttgttatctATAGTGACAATCACCACTGCCATTGTCATCTAATGTTATATGACATTCCCAGCTAAATACTAACTCGAAAATTAGACTAAATAAGTGGTGGAAATGCCTCCTTTTTTTTCAAACATGGACATATATAAGGTGGTTggaaatttatgaatttatattaaGATGTGAGTTTTTCAAcgtaaatgaaagaaaaaactaaCTACCAATAGGATATTCTCTCGAtctttgtaaaataataaatcttaTGCGCTAAAATCTTAGGGTGGACAAATGGGCCAgcaaatttgattttgtctctaATGCAATAAACAATAATGGCCTGTCACTCTCTTATGGGTACTCTGTCCAATCTGCATTCCATACATCACAGAATTCAAAGGGCTACCATCAGAtttctaatttctctcttcttcttcttcttcttcttcttcttcttccttctctgcAACCAATGCCAACACAGTCTGATCTCCATGAAAGCACCTCTGATCTCTCAAATAGTGGGTTGAATCCGGAGACTCCGGATCGGCCACCCGAATCCTTCTGGGTGCCCCGAGATCAGGCTCTTGAGTGGCTCAACCACAATGCATTCATCCAAAGAAAGGGATCAACCAAGATCACTTCCTCATCCAACTTCAATTCAACTACTTCACCTTCCCAAACCTCAGCTTTTGATCCAAGACCCAAAGCATCCATCATCGGGCTGCCCGGCAGAAGCCTCCGCCGGAGCTTCAAGCCAGAAAATGCCCGGCTCTTCCGGAGCCAGTCCGAACCGGGAGGCAAACCCCCTGCGTCTGAACCGGGTTCTCCACGAGTTTCGTGCATGGGGAGAGTTAGTTCCAGGAAGGGAAGAGAAAAACGAAGCGGGTTCTGGGCCGGGTTAAGGCGAATTTTCGGAACCGGACTCGGGACAACTGCCGGGTCAAATCAGTTGGATGCTGGACCGGGACGATTCCGGTTCAAGCCGTTGGTGTCTGCTAAGAAGTCAGAGCTTGGCGGGCACGATCGTGTGGACGGGAAGCGAACCGGACACCTGGAGGAATCGCAGTGAGTTGACTGCGAATTTGTCAGGAATACCGGCGGCCATGACCGAAGGGCCAAAGCAAACTTTTGTTGAATGTATATCAAACGGATTAGTTTGAAAAATCCCCTCAAATATTGTttactttcttccttttgtTTCCTTCTGTTTCTGTTTTGTGCACATCTTCGAAGCATGCAGATGATctgtttggttatgattttctGTTTATTATCATCTCTTACAAAAGATCGGGCCATTCGTCGGGCCGGCCCTCGTCTTGGTGGGTTAGGTTATTGGGCTTAATGGGTTGAcccatataaattttaaaaatattttatttcttgctcTTAATCAAACTTGCAAATTTTACGATGTAAGACCATTCAAAtattagtaaaattataatttaaactcGTAAACTCGAACTCACAAGTGGTATTTTAAAATCCTTTAACTAAacctataattttaaaagtaaaagttaaatttattgtaattcATTGTAATATTACTAATAAGATTATCGCGTAATATTATAATGagtaatgattaaataattaaatattaaatataatattatctttaaaacttaaattattataagaaataattaatttattaaaatttgtaacttttataaatttaaaaaaaattattcttcaaataaaataaatctaagcTCATTCACCAATAAACTATGTTAAGTCGCATATCATATACTTTTAACCTAATATAACCCTATATGCTTTAATTAAATCGAACTAAATTAGTAAACAAAATCCTAGATACTTAGTGCTAGGGGTGAGTGAAATTTTATTCGCcgtttcaaatttaaattttttggttattttgatttaatttaattttcttataaaaaaaatagtctaAATAACCAAACcaattgaaatgtaaaaaatgatcagttttttttatcaaaattgaccgatttagtttaattatttcaatttaaccAAATTTTTGCTCATTCTTAATTACTTCTATTTGGTTACACTttgttattttagattttttaattttttttgtttgatcaaatatttaatcaatttaatttaattttttttaaactaatctATTTAATTTGAGTAATTTGATTGGTTCGATAATGCTAACTCAAGACGCGCACATGtttatttaagtattttattcaaaagcTATTAactatttcatttttattataattatagatGAAAATTTAATACAATTGTAATGTCAAAGTAGGTATGACCATAGCCCTTtctacttaaaaatatattctaaaaagtaaaaataaaatcatcaatTACAATTGTAATGTAAAACAATGTGCATTTGCTTCCATTAATATACTAGAATAAATAATTTCCttttatggaaaataaatttaaatgctCGGCccaatagaaataaaaataaaaatgtctaCATCCATACAAATTATGATAATCTATGTCTATTCGAGGAATCACTCTCCCAAATTTTAATATGTGACTTACATGTTCgtacactttaaatttaaacGAATTGACCTGTGAATTTTAGAGAATGATGAGATATGTAGAGTCGAATGCTGATTGTGTTACGGGGTCTTCGCGagttttttataataaaaaagagaaataaaaatgttattttgacattcaattataatatttttaaataaaatatcacatcTAAATAACTAAATcgtatttttaaaacaaaaatctcaAAAGTGGGACTCGGCTAgaacttaattaaaatttggtCGCAACTGGGATTTGAACCCACCCTTAACGACTTGCATtgatataacaataaatataataaaataatatatataaattctattaaaaatattataactgagtatctaaatagtatttttaaaataaaaaactcaaaagtGGGGTTcggccaaaaattaattaaaattttgccacaAGTGAGATTCGAACCCGCTCCTAGTGATTTGCATTGATAcgaaaacaaatataataaaataatatataaattttattaaaaatattataattaagtacccaaatagcatttttttttaaaagctcaaaaataataaaaacctTGTCAGAAGTGGGATTTGAACCCACGCCCTCTCACGAGGACCAGAACTTGAGTCTGGCGCCTTAGACCACTCGGCCATCCTGACCATTACATTAGCAGCtttaagataattatatttatcCCTTCGTTTAAGTTCCCTTCTTTCATaagaattttgtaaatattggtaataaaaaataagaaaatattaattgtaatgtaatttggtaaattaaatTAGTAGTCCCTCAACTTTAAATTTCATAACCAATTAGTTATtgtatcttaaattttttttattaaattttaatctttATGTGATGTAGTCAGATTAACAAAAAATAGCATAATACAggttaatataaatttaaaaattatttaatattaaaatcagTATAGACCCTAAAATatagtaattttgaaatttatattaatgtatatcatattagttttgttattaaatttgatgaaaatttaaaaaagggattgaattgtaacaaaaatcaaaatttggttGCTATGGTGATAAAAATTgaactataataattaatttataacgaaataaaaaatttaaaaactaacaATATCACTTACCCTAAACCCTAAGAATTAGCATAGAGAGCTCATCGCATGTATTTGGGAACATAAGATATCATGAGATTGTGAATTTAATTATGTCTTTATATAAAATTGTACAATCACTTATATTTATTCTAGTGGCCATATCCCGAGATTCAACTTATAATGAATCCATCCATACACTTAGGTTGAGTCAAAGTAAATCTTGGGTTTTTTGGATAGGGTTAGATGATcagatctaaaaattatttatgttcgAAAATCCTTCTAGTTTctcatattataaaaaaaaaaaaacaatatcacTTACCTTAACATAATTATTAAGAGTAACATGTCAAGCAATATGGAGTATTCCAattttaagtggaattaatttttataggATGAGAGTAGTCATGGCCCATGCTAATAAGgtaaagtgatttcttttttatCAGAAGGTCATAAATTCAagctataaaatttaaagatcTCTTTACATAATGACTTGATAAAATACAATCCTTAGAAAAGCTCATATTGACttagtaaggaaaaaaaaaaacatattgaaTTTTGTGAGAATAAATTTGACTTTTAAATTAGTGCAATTGAAGTTCACACCATTAAAATGGAAATTTAATTGACTAGCTTGAAGAACAAATAGAGCATTATgtgtttgataaaatatatattttaattcttatatttatacgttttttatttatataattaaactttttattattttaaaaacaccTATTAACTTATAATTTGAACCAATTatattcctaaattttttattatttcaattacatcccTTGAATATATTGTCCTCAACGAATTTATCGAGGTGTGCAATTAACTTGAAATTGCATAGTaataaatgtaattgaaataataaaacgTTCAAAGATATAATTGACTTAAAATTGTATAGTTTAGAAGtgtatttgaaataataaaaaaattaaaatatgtaaattaaaaaacacacaaatatagaaactaaaatatgtatttgaccTTATTTGTTAAACATGGTTAGATTGAATATTAAGAGCGACCTTTGAGTCTCTAAGTGGTCCATATTACTGCATAATTTAGGTTTATGGGATGAAGATGttcatgatattattattaaaatctcGAAAGggatgtaatataattttttcagtaatttttatataataagttAAGTTCGAAGATATTACAAGGATTTATAAATCATTATCTAAGAGTCAGAATAAAACTAACTCAAACTATTATATAAAGTATGTCATTAAATTAACACTATTCATTTTATTCTAAGGtggtgtttgttaaaataaataagataaatctctattaagataatttatctgTAAAGTTCAAAATAAGTTATTCGAATGATgggaaaagataaatttatcttaaaaattcaagataagaagtcatgtgacttattttcataaaatgtaACAAACACAATGGAAAACACTCTTGTCCAGAATGATTTCCATATCCCACttttttttgtctatattttgattaacaaacgttacctaaatatatatacataaagcTTGCACAAGTCACAATTAATTACTTtatgatttattctttttgtaaaaatatatcGAGCTTACCTGCCTTTGTTCTATTATAtaacaaatatcaaattttgatGTTATGAAATCTAAAGGTGAGCATTCGATCGGTTTGATTACTAAACGGGTCGAATTGCTCAAATTAAATAgactaaatattttcttaaaaatcaaattgaattgatcaaataattgctcaaactaaaaaaaaaattaaaaataacaaagtgtAAGCATATATAAGTAATTAGGGATGAACAAAATTTCAGTTAAGCTAAAATAATATAACCAAATCGGCTAATTTtcgtaaaaaaaaaacagacattatttttaacattttgatcGTTTcggttatttttatttttttaatgaagagaccgaatcaaattgaaataatcgacaaatttaaatttgaaaactaCATCGAACTTGTGTACAAATTGAACCAAACCAAATTGCCAATTTCGATTTAACCAAAATTTTGCTCACCCTTAATAAAActttatcaataaaatatttttttaaaacacctTTTTATGTATCTtgcttaaaaacaaaaattaactaTCTTACCAATACTTCACTTCATGAcctctaaataataattgaagtgattaacaattttaaacttacaataaaattaattttatttttaaaactaaaatttaaacaGTTCCTTTCAAATGCCACTCGATGaatatttacttaatttttttttttttacatggaCCATCACTCTAGAATAGATACAGTTAAAAATGCTAAactaaaaaaactattttttattaaatttaattaaaaatcatataaCAAGCAATGTAAAAacaatatctattatatatgcATCCCAAAATACAATTGTTATCACTTTGATTGTCAAATTCTTACTAAATCCTTGGAGAAGAGGGAATCCCCATTCAGCAAAATTCTCCTATTTAATTGGGATTCCAAACCCTATTGGGACAAGGATTGATCAAttcattcattatattatatgtacCCATATCCGCACCAAAATCAATCATTCAATCTTTTAAGGTAACTCACCGCCATGTCTGAGAAGAAGTTGAAGTTGAAGAGCTCCGATGGTCGCATATTCACGCTCGAAGAGCGAGCAGCGGTTCAGTCCGAGATGTTGAAGCTCATGGTGGAAGACAATTGTGCATTCGGCACGATTCCGATGCCGAACGTCGACTCTAGGACGCTCGCCATGGTGATCGACTTCTGCAAGCGGCATGCTGATCCAACGGGGAAAACTGATCTCGAGGCCTTTGACGCACAATTCGTAGACAAAGACCAGGCGACGTTGTTCGATCTGTTAATGGCCGCAAATTATCTAAATATCCCAGGGTTGTTGGATAAACTGTCTGGGAAGATCGCCGACATGATCAAGGGGAAGTCTCCGGAGGAGATTCGACAGATATTCAACATCAAGAACGATTTCACGCaaaaagaagaggaggagatTCGTAGAGAGAATGGCTGGGCTTTCGAGTGATAATCGCTTAGACTTCTCTTTGTATGTATGCTCTGGTTGATGGAACTGTATAAGCAAACtaccaatattttttttttctaagtaatTGATGTATTAATTAGATCTTTCATTCTTGTCCGCTTAACCAAAGttaaattcaattcaaattacaattttatttttgtatataaagAGTTAAAGGTTTTTCTtttcgtgtttcagttttgagtgtctattttgaaattactaaaaacgtatttttttcgtgtatagtattttttgtattttaaaaattttgatcgTATTTGTaatgaaaacattcaaaataattttttattattttaaatttttttcacaaaatttttccttattttcgaaaatacatttttaaaaatatgaaagtaaacatgtttttactattttagaaaactaaaaaactgaaaaacgatttgaaaataataaagagaacagggtcttaacttttttaattttgtctcttatttaataatttgtacGAAATTCAATTTAACTTCATCGCTAAtacatgaaaatattaaaaagagaaTACATTGGATACAAATTCATATAGGATAAGAGCTTAAGAGAAATGTCTTCTAATTTTGCTCGTGTCAGGCAAACGCGGACAATATAACAATTTCGAAGAGCTTAATATTAGGTTAGAAAATGATTTTAGTTAATGGAGTTGATCATTTGTTAATTATAACGTTTTTTAGGATAACAATTATCCTTTTGATAAGGTAAGTTAAACAATGGATCAAATTTCTACTTTAATAAGGGtacttattttgaattattaattttcttgaatttttaagcCAATGTTTCAAATTTCCACTTTAAATTATaaggtatttttcttttttaaattaaaagaagtatttttattttgaattattttaataattttagtgTACAAAAGTGATagattcttaataattaaatgataaaaaccTTATcattataattgagaaattagTGAATCACCCGTGCAATGCACGAATAtcgcaagaaaaaaaataatcgttAAAGCGgaagttatataatttagtagttataataaattaacatcataataaagaagtaaaaaataaataaaataatcatgttgcaatcatgagaaatgaacaaacatacaacaaaattagttattcaattattctGGAATATGTATGCTCCTTTTTGTctgacctttttttttattttttgaccttttttatacttttattatggtctttctactaacacatatgtgtgtctttaacaaaaaattgtaTCCAACGTCTATAGTATTCGTGACTTATTAGAGTGAGGTTAACGTCTATCATTTCTAACACACTATTTTTACTTTGATGCCCGAAATactaaaaatgtgacatgtcttattCTGAACTCTTAGTAGCAAGGTAGTTGATTACTCAGTATAAATGGTAATTTCTcgattcattttattaattatttgattgaaaatgttTCTCGTTCGTTATGATTTTAATATTGTgtatgttattaaattatagctcaattatgataaatttttgTGCAATACGCTGGAAAGAATAATTTgtgcagtgaaaaaaaaaaaaagaatgcagGTAAGAATGTAGGAACGTTAAACACCCACTATAAATTAGTGgatcaaaaaaaatatacaaataaatagaagtgaaagaacataaaaaatgaacaaatacataagtgtgaatcagtaaaaaaaaaactaaataataaaagaaaacaaaaacatgtaGATCAAACAAATTACCTATATATAAATCCAACAACAgccaaaatatttagaaataaaaaattagcaaaccaagtttaccttgcataagaaattataacaaaaactaacaaataaaattcagtagcaattaacaaaacaacctcaaaagttttataggaataggtcataacaaagaaaaaaaaaacattgtaaTCCAAAACCAATCAAATAAACTTTTTTCAGTTATCCTCCTTCTTGATTATCGATTGaattttcttagttgcattagtcAACAAATTGCCAAGAAAAGCCCTTTTGACAAAACATCCTTCATAGTTTTCCAATGTATGTATAACTCACAACCCGACTTCAGCAACATAGTAACTTCATCATTAGATAAAGaaatttagaatataatttcattaattagtacttacgtcatacatattaggaaccccaaacttattttacaaatataaatattaaattctaaaaattgatgAAGCACATTTTCCCCCTCAATTTCGGTCTTTTCAATCTTTCAATAAAGATTAGACTCTTGCTATTGAGAAATGTGAACATAACACATTAAAACATGTTTTAGCACATAGTCATTCTTAACACATTGCAAACATTAAAATCTTAAATACTATACTAACTTGACTTGGTCCTAGCATACACGTGCACTTAGAGATTAAATTAGGGTTAATTACCAACTTCATCCGTAATATCctgaaaattgagaaataaataatgaatattcaaaccgatgtttgaggatattattgaatatttgggaatttaagaggaagaagaagaagtaatttCTAGGCAAGCTCTCATCCTTTTAATTCCTTTGATTTCCAAGCTTCTTGGTTCCTCTTCGCAGCCTGTTGCCTCTCTCTCGCTGTTATACATTCTATACAGcagtgttaaatatatatatatatatttatatataacgaTGTAAGCAGCAGTGGTCTTGACtgattatatagatatacatatatggtTCCTGTTGGCCTTGTTATCGCACGAATGGCCGCCATGGCAGGGGAGCTTGTCGTGGGGATTTATATATGTGATCGAGGATgccaatataaaaatatatattgatacaCAAGCAAGTGCAGGTGTGTACAGTGAGCAGTGAGCAAGGAGGGTGTGCGTGTGATAATCATTGTGTGTGTGTTCACTGGGGAagcttaagataattaatgGGTGTGATCATTAGGTGTGTCCATGAGGGGAGAAATTGaagtgatatatttatatatatatatatataatgtcgACGGATGAAATTAGAGGCAGCAGCACATCCTTGTGCACTTGGAGCTTGAAGTggttatacacatatatacatttatgtaaatgttgcttaaagattataagtataatttgagttatctaaataaataataatagtaatagatatgatttaatttaaaataaatatgagatttattgggattttatttacggtgtgcttacgtgggattttagatgattagatttaattaatacgAGCcacgggttttattaatcgctattaaacgttttacttcgcagcgggagtgcaagaaatacaagaaacgaccgtgtaaaggcaaactcctaaccctctcctcgtgttcttcaattctcataaaagaccccgtgatttctcgtattttatcatctcccttactttaattcgatACCTAACCTTATTTATTgcattattattcatttgttttaacttaaattaaatccgaaTCTTCTAGAAtcttattcgttgtgagcctatgggggtttgtaccgcccccactccttttgggaatgatgctgaactagCCTGGGAACTAGATTCCTAGATGTACGggtttatttactattttatcgggtttatttacagtttttctcgaatttatttatggttcggttagagctatcgagcagtagggcaggggtcggttgttggtgacgttggggtagactattgtacggccctgaagtggaccgtcgagtggacactcctagtcactggccgttgatcgatgccgggcactgctgactagctctgccagtatgtgatttactacacgtttagatttattatattgctatccatgatttgatatgcacatgggtacgggttacatattgggatattcatttattgagtatgcttggacacgaacatgctagcttggttaggttgcatccggCACGGGCATATgtatcgcgtgtggtttactatgtgggcggagcatggcctgatgcctggatgtatgggcgccatgtatcacgttgatgctcattacgccattacatttttatgtgcattacatggctactgatagttattagttctcggacgggagtaccgttccgatggagcctatggctcgggtgtcgggagtaccgacataaacgggtgacgggagtaccgacccgggacagcgcgcgcaggtttgttggagatacatgttgcctttcagggcaatggcaggttggtatggacTTGGGTGTTGTGTGTCTTGTGTAGGCCCCAATGACCgatatatgcttttattatgctatgctattgtgttgtagcatcgcatgacttgtgtgtacatgggggtttattctgggagagagtttattggattcatacaaccttcagcctttcttttcttatgcttgctgagtctctcgactcaccttgctttccatcattccaggtagtggcagcgtgggccatggcaagggagtcatctcTTAGCGGTagagtcagtatggtgtacaggcagtcccgtttgttcttgtcaactctgatgtctaagtaggatttactctattatttttactgtgtcAGGTCATCCCTCGAGTCTCAtgtatgttggcacaggtgtttgtgtttatttatttatcatgtgaccgttgtgctagcggggtacccgtagtgcatgcatgtgtttagcttcgttttCGCTAtgcttatttttgtgtatgcatgccagggtagttttgtcttgtgtctcattctttttccttccataggcgctctcgttcgggtagtccgggtggtcaGGGATATCCCGGCGGGGATGCTTATATCATCACACTAAAAACTTTATTACAtttgcaaataaaattaaaaaataaaattataacatttaagttatatataaaattataacatttaaaattataaaaataaatttaaattaattaagctatatataaaataaagataatttaaataattaattaattatataaatgataataatcaaattttcaaaattgattatccatatatgacttcacatatttttcttgtcaatcaattaccacattcaagataggtcaaatttttaagaaagtaacaaaaaaaataataatgttaaaaaataaaattataacatttagttatatataaaattataacatttaaaattataaaaaaataaatttaaattaattaaactatatataaaataaagataatttaaataattaattaattatccatacatgacttcacatattcctccgACAATTAATTACTACATTCAAAacatgtcaattttttttttaaaaaaaaaagttaaaaaataaaattataacatttaagttatatataaaattataacatttaaaattaaaaaaataaatttaaattaattaaattataataatcaaattttcaaatttgattatctatacatgatttcttcttcctaataattaattaccacattcaagataaaTCAAAACTTttagaaagcaacaaaaaaaacaaactaacttttaattgaaaaacttaATGTTACAAGAACTTCTAAAAAaataaggctgcgttctctttacttttcaattttcagttttgagttttgaatttattttcaattttctattttggtagtctatttttaaaaaa
It contains:
- the LOC127796421 gene encoding SKP1-like protein 1A, giving the protein MSEKKLKLKSSDGRIFTLEERAAVQSEMLKLMVEDNCAFGTIPMPNVDSRTLAMVIDFCKRHADPTGKTDLEAFDAQFVDKDQATLFDLLMAANYLNIPGLLDKLSGKIADMIKGKSPEEIRQIFNIKNDFTQKEEEEIRRENGWAFE